The Musa acuminata AAA Group cultivar baxijiao chromosome BXJ1-3, Cavendish_Baxijiao_AAA, whole genome shotgun sequence genome window below encodes:
- the LOC135638687 gene encoding uncharacterized protein LOC135638687 — MVDTGSSANVLYFDAFKRLGLTGGDLTPMASALIGFTGDSISPLGTTVLPITIGEEPRAKTIMTTFMVVNLPSAYNVILDRPTLNKIKVVVSTYHRAIKFLTSTGIRGTRSDPGESRRCYLAAVTLRGKLRPTQVPDPRKNP; from the coding sequence ATGGTTGACACCGGGAGTTCTGCCAATGTTCTTTACTTTGATGCCTTCAAGAGGCTTGGCTTGACCGGGGGAGACCTTACCCCTATGGCATCAGCACTCATAGGATTCACAGGGGACTCCATCTCCCCGCTCGGGACCACAGTCCTCCCTATCACCATTGGGGAGGAGCCGAGAGCAAAGACAATAATGACCACCTTTATGGTAGTCAATCTGCCCTCGGCCTACAACGTCATTCTCGACCGCCCAACACTCAACAAGATAAAGGTGGTGGTTTCCACCTACCATAGGGCCATCAAATTTTTGACCTCGACAGGGATCAGGGGGACCCGAAGTGACCCAGGGGAGTCAAGGCGATGCTACCTTGCCGCGGTTACTCTCCGAGGAAAGCTGCGCCCAACTCAGGTTCCCGATCCCCGTAAGAACCCGTAA